Proteins co-encoded in one Medicago truncatula cultivar Jemalong A17 chromosome 8, MtrunA17r5.0-ANR, whole genome shotgun sequence genomic window:
- the LOC25501540 gene encoding dual specificity protein kinase YAK1 homolog: MDEVVRPVGSSCSSEVEQSQSRDTVVETASSSDSGWRPRELAFAPFVPRGDEQRVNAAGKSLKLRAFVRKPLVARLTKGIVETYQICNPKFKYSDDLNPKRFLTSPSTGVLNDGFDNANSDLILTVNLVLIHLEKSRRYIVKDLLGHGTFGQVAKCWNSDTNSFVAVKIIKNQPAYYQQALVEVTILTTLNKKYDPEDKHHIVRIYDYFVYQRHLCICFELLDTNLYELIKMNHFRGLSLGIVQLFSKQILCGLALLKDAGIIHCDLKPENILLCTSSVKSAEIKIIDFGSACMENRTVYSYIQSRYYRSPEVLLGYQYTTAIDMWSFGCIVAELFLGLPLFPGASEFDLLKRMIEIIGGQPPDYVLRDAKNTSKFFKCIGNLQNIEISEGSKNGRVYQALTAEEYEARDLKKPSIGKEYFKHMNLEAIVTNYPYRKNLPKEDIAKESQIRLALIDFLRGLVEFDPAKRWSPFQASKHPFITGEPFTHPYRPSPETPHIPVVQNVKVDNHPGGGHWFAAGLSPNVAGKNRASLYSSPHFQLAQHPPANSYGSVGSHGSYNDGIGLGSSYGSYGESSNMFAYYSPIAPSGMNMHSQGGMSMLGNSPDARRRFKYQPGNGLGVSPSGGNFAPLPLGASPSQFTPPSSYSQISVGSPGHFGPTSPARGASHGSPLGKTAAVSQFNRMKNWGHSGSPQTQETAFSSHWHGQYPDSFSQAEGTSHAPGSSPSYSQSNINPGNWKQRGSGGVSANQNIPSMVMPGSNMNSQSMELVRDNVETGFSLPDPGDWDPNYSDELLLQEGGSNESSLTTEFGRSVNLGSTEPWSGFGRLNGPGQTLSNVEMGSPPTHDLPAAYIPSMSKPFHLTPHISQNSPSRFGHQSVQRFTHGRPPQGSDWNQIKIQAPSNFSNVGPRSPRNASFTGNMTWGRRMNPPMASIPPISNMPPTSRSRKDYARID; the protein is encoded by the exons ATGGATGAGGTGGTTAGACCTGTTGGTAGTAGTTGTAGTAGTGAAGTAGAGCAGTCTCAGTCTAGAGATACTGTTGTCGAAACGGCGTCTTCCTCTGATTCAGGATGGCGTCCTAGGGAGCTTGCTTTTGCTCCATTTGTGCCGCGGGGCGATGAACAACGAGTTAATGCTGCTGGAAAGTCCTTAAAGTTGCGTGCTTTTGTGAGAAAACCT TTGGTGGCAAGATTGACCAAGGGAATAGTTGAAACATACCAAATATGCAATCCAAAGTTTAAATATTCTGATGATCTAAATCCCAAAAGATTTTTGACCAGCCCATCTACTGGAGTGCTTAATGATGGCTTTGATAATGCAAACTCGGATCTTATTCTGACAGTGAATTTGGTCTTGATCCATTTAGAGAAAAGTAGAAG ATATATTGTCAAAGATCTCCTTGGCCATGGGACATTTGGACAAGTGGCCAAATGCTGGAATTCAGATACCAACAGTTTTGTTGCTGTGAAGATCATTAAAAATCAACCTGCATACTATCAACAGGCACTGGTTGAAGTAACTATTTTAACAACG TTAAATAAGAAGTACGATCCTGAGGATAAGCATCACATTGTTCgtatatatgattattttgtATATCAACGGCATTTGTGCATATGCTTTGAACTTCTGGACACAAACCT GTATGAGCTTATCAAAATGAATCATTTTAGGGGATTGTCTCTTGGTATTGTTCAGTTGTTCTCTAAGCAG aTTTTATGTGGACTGGCTCTATTAAAAGATGCTGGCATTATTCATTGTGATCTGAAGCCAGAAAACATTCTTTTATGTACGAG TTCCGTGAAGTCAGCAGAAATTAAGATTATTGACTTTGGATCGGCATGCATGGAAAACCGTACTGTTTATTCATATATTCAG AGTCGATACTATAGATCTCCTGAGGTTCTTCTTGGATATCA ATACACAACAGCTATTGACATGTGGTCGTTTGGGTGCATAGTGGCAGAATTGTTTCTTGGATTACCATTATTCCCCGGGGCTTCAGAATTTGATCTTTTGAAAAGGATGATTGAAATAATTGG AGGACAGCCACCTGATTATGTACTGCGGGACGCCAAAAACACTAGTAAATTCTTTAAGTGTATAGGGAATCTCCAAAACATAGAAATCAGCGAGGGTTCCAAAAATGGACGTGTTTATCAAGCATTGACAGCAGAAGAATATGAAGCT AGAGATTTGAAGAAGCCGTCAATTGGAAAAGAGTATTTTAAACATATGAATCTTGAAGCAATTGTGACAAACTACCCCTACAGGAAAAACCTACCAAAGGAAGATATTGCCAAAG AAAGTCAAATACGATTGGCTCTTATTGACTTTTTGAGAGGGCTTGTTGAATTTGACCCTGCAAAACGCTGGTCACCCTTCCAG GCTTCAAAACACCCTTTTATAACCGGGGAACCTTTTACTCACCCTTACAGACCTTCCCCTGAGACCCCTCACATT CCGGTAGTTCAAAACGTCAAGGTTGATAATCATCCAGGTGGAGGACACTGGTTTGCTGCTGGCCTATCACCAAAT GTTGCAGGCAAAAACAGAGCTTCCCTCTATAGCAGTCCTCATTTTCAGCTGGCGCAACATCCACCTGCTAATAGCTATGGCAGTGTAGGAAGCCATGGGAGCTATAATGATGGTATTGGGCTTGGAAGCAGCTATGGAAGTTATGGAGAGAGCAGTAACATGTTTGCTTACTATTCACCTATCGCTCCATCTGGGATGAACATGCACAGTCAGGGTGGTATGTCAATGCTTGGAAATAGTCCTGATGCTCGGAGAAGATTTAAGTACCAACCTGGGAATGGGCTGGGTGTAAGTCCATCTGGTGGAAATTTCGCTCCCTTGCCTCTTGGTGCCAGCCCATCTCAATTTACTCCACCAAGTTCATATAGTCAGATTTCAGTTGGTTCGCCAGGACATTTTGGGCCTACATCTCCTGCAAGAGGAGCTTCTCATGGATCACCTTTGGGCAAGACTGCTGCAGTCAGCCAGTTTAATAGAATGAAAAATTGGGGACATTCTGGAAGTCCTCAAACTCAAGAAACAGCATTTTCTTCACATTGGCATGGTCAATATCCTGATAGCTTTAGCCAAGCTGAGGGGACATCACATGCTCCTGGAAGTTCACCATCATATTCACAATCAAATATTAATCCTGGAAATTGGAAGCAGCGTGGAAGTGGAGGGGTATCTGCTAATCAGAACATTCCATCCATGGTTATGCCTGGTTCTAATATGAACTCACAATCGATGGAATTGGTCCGTGACAATGTGGAGACAGGTTTTTCATTGCCTGATCCTGGAGATTGGGATCCTAATTATAG TGATGAACTACTTCTGCAAGAAGGTGGTTCAAATGAAAGCTCTTTGACAACTGAATTTGGCAGAAGTGTGAATCTTGGTTCCACTGAACCGTGGTCTGGATTTGGAAG ACTAAATGGACCCGGTCAAACATTATCTAATGTAGAGATGGGTAGCCCCCCGACACATGATCTCCCAGCAGCATACATACCCTCTATGTCAAAGCCTTTTCATCTCACGCCTCATATTTCACAAAATTCTCCAAGCCGTTTTGGACACCAATCTGTTCAAAGATTTACACATGGCAGACCTCCTCAGGGTAGTGACTGGAATCAAATTAAGATTCAGGCTCCTTCTAATTTCAGCAATGTGGGCCCACGTTCTCCCAGGAATGCCTCATTCACTGGCAATATGACATGGG GGAGAAGAATGAATCCTCCCATGGCAAGTATTCCTCCTATTTCAAACATGCCACCCACATCTCGTTCAAGAAAAGACTATGCAAGGATAGATTAG
- the LOC25501541 gene encoding WPP domain-interacting protein 1, whose amino-acid sequence MDSAESKHSNRQQNATENDDVASIAGESSRRKDAVSKQGGGSGSEDSVGCGMRISGSCNPNARVLNKDDCQKNDQDSDQDLLSDARDSELKLDVDDPLLKSIHNLKLSRDALEQEIEKFKEIGNESSSHDDNGSIKCRSEAAGPSAVDLEFHDSCSSGHSDEQNSSSSRELQIASLTEKIDILENKLYRLKCDLEQRDGRILILESDLYTKEESTSTIGEKCKELESELESLFLQKVEAEVKYLTIKNMMKSLKVASTFTEKQETMSGNKVQNTNKLEVAGSEDSIMKNRTDESGKYRGEVLGAEETFMIQRRLCNLTYCFVLQFMLLILVLWLILSNLEPNSREFVPT is encoded by the exons ATGGATTCCGCTGAATCCAAACACAGCAACCGTCAACAAAACGCCACCGAGAATGACGACGTTGCTTCCATCGCCGGCGAGTCCTCACGAAGAAAAGACGCTGTGTCAAAACAAGGTGGTGGTTCTGGTAGCGAGGATTCTGTAGGGTGTGGAATGAGAATCAGTGGTAGTTGTAATCCAAATGCTAGGGTTTTGAATAAAGATGATTGTCAGAAAAACGATCAAGATAGTGATCAAGATTTACTTAGTGATGCACGTGACTCAGAATTGAAGCTCGATGTTGATGATCCTTTATTGAAGTCTATTCATAACCTTAAGCTTTCTCGGGATGCACTTGAACAAg aaattgaaaaattcaaGGAGATTGGGAATGAAAGTTCCTCACATGATGATAATGGCTCAATCAAATGTAGAAGTGAAGCTGCTGGACCAAGTGCTGTTGATCTAGAATTTCATGATTCATGCTCATCCGGCCATTCTGATGAACAAAATTCATCAAGTTCCAGGGAGCTTCAAATAGCAAGCCTGACAGAAAAAATAGACATTTTGGAAAATAAGTTATACCGATTGAAGTGCGATCTTGAACAAAGGGATGGCAGGATTCTGATACTTGAATCCGACCTTTATACTAAGGAAGAATCTACTAGCACAATAGGTGAAAAATGTAAAGAGCTGGAGTCTGAGCTTGAGAGCCTTTTTCTGCAAAAGGTTGAAGCCGAGGTCAAATACCTTACCatcaaaaatatgatgaagagcTTGAAGGTTGCATCAACTTTTACAGAGAAACAGGAAACAATGTCTGgcaataaagtgcaaaatacaAATAAGCTTGAAGTGGCAGGTAGTGAGGATTCAATAATGAAGAACAGAACAGATGAATCAGGAAAATACCGTGGTGAAGTTTTAGGAGCTGAGGAGACTTTTATGATTCAGAGGAGATTATGCAACCTGACATACTGCTTTGTCTTACAGTTCATGCTGTTAATCTTGGTCCTTTGGCTTATTTTGTCTAATTTAGAGCCCAATTCCAGGGAGTTTGTGCCCACGTAA
- the LOC25501542 gene encoding F-box/FBD/LRR-repeat protein At5g56420: MAESSLKRRKAEEEDRLSSLPDSILCHILSFLPTRTSVATMTLVSHRWRHLWEHLQVFDFDDYDYDPHFYDDSFKKFASFVNAVLTLRRSRNIRKFRLNCDYPDPKMFELWFRAATGPHLQELSLTVLNADDFVKLPPSLFINCNNLVSLRLHGVEIHIKDQHSPLHFPLLKRLKLGVETVDSVVAFLSACPVLETLDINFFLEDISLNEVPIPPSFSSKSLKSTNHNFTWTHFKFGIYPHDMGIVGNFHSMVEAFLDVFSSRESEFVDPILNSLFQDNKNSEINILSRHLTSKLPLHAPVLNYPEFRNLFHLKFILPCFNSNLLVDALEKCHVLRVLIIKSSKEEPRPLRTWEPESTTVFECLKSHLTYIHIEGYQGLEDELAFADYILRNGLVLKTMLIFVDISMDKTNKYCSLKRLTDIPKGSVTCELKFDPALSPN; this comes from the exons ATGGCGGAGTCAAGCTTGAAACGGCGGAAAGCAGAAGAAGAGGACAGACTGAGTAGTTTACCGGACTCCATTCTATGCCATATACTATCCTTCCTCCCAACTCGAACCTCCGTCGCAACCATGACTCTCGTCTCTCACAGGTGGCGACACCTCTGGGAGCATCTCCAGGTCTTCGACTTCGACGACTACGACTACGATCCTCACTTTTACGACGACAGTTTCAAAAAATTTGCATCCTTCGTCAATGCTGTACTCACCCTCCGTAGATCCCGCAACATTCGGAAGTTCCGTCTCAACTGTGATTACCCGGATCCCAAAATGTTTGAGCTGTGGTTCCGTGCCGCCACTGGTCCCCACCTTCAAGAACTCTCTCTCACCGTTCTAAACGCCGATGATTTTGTTAAACTCCCTCCTTCCCTCTTCATCAACTGCAACAACCTCGTTTCCCTCCG TCTGCATGGTGTAGAAATCCATATCAAAGATCAACATTCTCCGCTTCATTTTCCATTACTGAAGAGACTGAAACTTGGTGTAGAGACTGTGGATTCGGTAGTTGCTTTTCTCTCTGCCTGCCCGGTGCTGGAAACTCTAGATATTAACTTTTTCCTTGAAGACATATCTTTGAACGAAGTTCCCATTCCACCTTCTTTCAGCTCCAAGAGCTTGAAATCCACCAATCACAATTTCACTTGGACTCACTTTAAGTTTGGTATATATCCCCATGACATGGGCATCGTTGGCAACTTTCATAGTATGGTGGAAGCATTTCTCGATGTCTTTTCCTCACGTGAAAGTGAATTTGTCGACCCTATTCTCAACAGCCTCTTCCAAGATAACAAAAACAGTGAAATAAATATACTTTCGCGTCATTTGACATCAAAG TTGCCACTTCATGCCCCTGTTCTAAATTATCCAGAATTTCGCAATTTATTTCATCTAAAGTTCATTCTTCCCTGCTTCAACTCGAATCTTCTGGTCGACGCTCTTGAAAAATGCCACGTGCTTCGAGTTCTCATAATTAAGAGCAGCAAG GAGGAACCACGACCATTGAGAACATGGGAGCCAGAGTCAACAACAGTTTTTGAATGTCTCAAATCCCACCTGACTTATATTCACATAGAAGGATATCAAGGATTGGAAGATGAGCTGGCATTTGCTGACTATATTTTGCGGAACGGACTTGTATTGAAGACAAtgcttatttttgttgatatttcAATGGACAAAACAAACAAGTATTGTTCTCTCAAAAGATTAACTGACATACCAAAGGGCTCTGTTACATGTGAACTTAAATTTGACCCAGCTCTGTCTCCAAATTAA
- the LOC25501545 gene encoding SUPPRESSOR OF ABI3-5: MDPGRYALHQGWDNNSALEGYGAVHEPNFRVGGAYDERRFVDERYPRDAVYQRNNFHRDALNREAYLPPGPAVGQWSQSKRRGYDEDYQLERESRRLQRPYHEPYNQMDGFRDREIDMYPEYDKFRDGYTNIENYGDRGYDKPARFAGHDRDDYAYDDYGHKSRVSHHRREDSHERDYDHGRHSYDSDYERDGRRDSNSRRRESHDRERDKRCFSREKDPSPHRKHERSRSRSRSHSRSRSHSRSHSHSRSRSQSRGYDDHPKSRSPRGRSRSRSYREDNYADNRYDRSERRRDHDDKRQREHYSVAPSATVVVKGLSQKTTEEDLYQILAEWGPLRHVRVIKERSSGISRGFAFIDFPSVGAAQGMMDKLGGDGLVVDGRKLFFEYSSKPTGGAGSDGAMKPGHGHKSITIPSDWMCIICSYINFARRTSCYQCNEPRTDDAPAADISLSNSTSLGKKGLEAGPTHVLVVRGLDENADEEMLRYEFSKHAPIKDLRLVRDKFTHVSRGFAFVHFYSVEDATKALDLTNGTALEKNGQILRVAYAKSILGPGSGASGTSQSSSLAAAAIEAATFSQQYDSVGWAPKEYNPDDKQSNGPEQPGTDVGAPQSGFVWDEASGYYYDATSGFYYDGNTGLYYDGNNGIWYSYDHHTQQYIPCTDQNQNKTSNNESEPSKASDGSSTKKVVISAPATIVTSNEKPASLADAVQAAAAAALAAEKKEKERSKEIKLASKSSILANKKKMNNVLSMWKQRSHEGQGTHVALEDNQLSGSADDRSYSSAHSAKNKLKTETVAREINASKPGGHTTAQVVATDSQAQPRPFSNSLGGTLMGVIRGSGRGVVKSDTSYSGSTSATPSMSASSSANVDTQTFSTPFKTDVSSLGSYTPSASVGSGRRRFSEMPISASTHKEQPQTTYRDRAAERRNLYGSSSSVGNDLADLEIGDSTRDFASRRSDTMPFPPGVGGGHAVGDVNLDTFEVITADKAIDEKNVGNRMLRNMGWQEGLGLGKDGSGMIEPVQTQAMENRAGLGSQQKKLDPSLEVQAGDSYKMLIHKKALARFREM, from the exons ATGGATCCTGGTCGCTATGCACTGCATCAAGGCTGGGATAATAACAGC GCTCTTGAGGGTTATGGTGCGGTCCATGAGCCAAATTTTCG AGTCGGTGGCGCTTATGATGAAAGACGGTTTGTAGATGAAAGATATCCAAGGGATGCTGTATACCAGAGAAATAATTTCCATCGCGATGCTCTGAACAGGGAGGCCTATTTGCCACCAGGACCTGCTGTTGGCCAATGGAGTCAATCCAAACGGAGGGGTTATGATGAAGATTATCAACTTGAAAGGGAATCTAGACGTTTACAGAGACCTTATCATGAACCATACAACCAAATGGATGGTTTTAGGGATCGGGAGATTGACATGTACCCGGAGTATGATAAGTTTCGAGATGGTTATACCAACATTGAAAACTATGGTGATCGAGGCTATGACAAACCTGCCAGGTTTGCAGGGCATGACCGTGATGATTATGCATATGATGATTATGGCCACAAGTCCCGTGTTTCCCATCATCGGAGGGAGGATAGCCACGAGAGGGATTACGATCATGGTCGGCATAgttatgattctgattatgaaAGAGATGGCAGAAGAGATAGTAATTCGAGGCGACGTGAATCACATGATCGAGAACGAGACAAGAGATGTTTTAGTCGGGAAAAAGATCCAAGTCCACATAGGAAACATGAGCGTTCGCGATCGCGTTCACGATCCCATTCTCGATCTCGGTCTCACTCCCGTTCCCATTCTCACTCTCGTTCCCGTTCGCAATCTCGTGGATATGACGATCATCCAAAATCTAGGTCTCCTCGAGGTCGAAGCCGTAGTAGAAGTTATCGTGAAGACAACTATGCTGACAATCGATATGATAGAAGTGAAAGACGCAGGGACCATGATGATAAACGTCAGAGGGAGCATTATTCCGTG GCTCCATCTGCAACTGTTGTTGTGAAAGGTCTTTCACAGAAGACGACTGAAGAAGATCTATACCAAATCCTT GCGGAATGGGGTCCCCTTCGACATGTTCGTGTTATAAAAGAGAGAAGTTCTGGCATCTCTCGTGGATTTGCATTTATTGATTTTCCTTCCGTG GGAGCTGCACAAGGAATGATGGACAAACTCGGAGGTGATGGTCTTGTTGTTGATGGCAGAAAACTTTTCTTTGAATATag TAGTAAGCCAACTGGAGGTGCAGGTTCAGATGGAGCTATGAAACCAGGTCACGGTCATAAGAGCATTACAATACCATCTGATTGGATGTGCATTATTTGTAGCTACATTAATTTTGCACGGCGGACTTCCTGCTACCAG TGTAATGAACCACGCACTGATGATGCTCCTGCAGCAGATATTTCATTATCAAATTCAACATCTTTAGGAAAGAAAGGTTTAGAGGCGG GTCCAACTCATGTATTGGTTGTCCGTGGATTGGATGAAAATGCCGATGAAGAAATGCTCCGCTATGAGTTTTCCAAGCATGCTCCAATCAAG GATCTACGTCTTGTGAGAGACAAGTTCACTCACGTCTCAAGAggatttgcatttgtacatttTTATTCG GTAGAGGATGCTACCAAAGCTCTTGACTTAACAAATGGAACGGCCCTTGAGAAGAATGGGCAGATTCTAAGAGTAGCATATGCAAAAAGCATACTGGGGCCTGGATCAGGGGCGTCAGGAACTTCACAATCAAGCAGTCTTGCAGCTGCAGCTATTGAGGCTGCAACATTTTCCCAACAG TATGATTCTGTCGGATGGGCTCCCAAAGAATACAATCCAGATGACAAACAATCTAATGGTCCTGAGCAGCCTGGTACTGATGTTGGTGCACCACAATCAGGCTTTGTTTGGGACGAAGCATCTGGCTATTACTATGATGCTACTTCTGGGTTTTATTATGATGGGAATACTG GTCTTTACTATGATGGTAATAATGGGATTTGGTATTCATATGACCACCATACTCAGCAGTACATCCCATGCACCGATCAAAATCAGAATAAAACATCTAATAACGAGTCTGAACCTTCTAAGGCATCTGATGGTTCTAGCACTAAAAAAGTGGTGATTTCTGCACCAGCTACTATTGTTACTTCAAACGAGAAGCCAGCTTCACTAGCAGATGCCGTCCAGGCTGCTGCAGCTGCTGCTTTAGCTgcagagaagaaagagaaagaaagatcaAAGGAGATAAAGCTTGCTTCAAAAAGCAGTATTCTagcaaacaagaaaaaaatgaacaatGTGCTGTCAATGTGGAAGCAGAGGAGTCATGAGGGACAAGGTACTCATGTGGCACTGGAGGACAATCAGTTATCTGGTTCTGCTGACGATAGGTCATATTCTTCTGCACATTCTGCAAAGAACAAGTTAAAAACTGAGACAGTAGCAAGGGAAATTAATGCGTCTAAACCGGGAGGTCACACAACTGCACAGGTTGTCGCTACTGACTCCCAGGCACAGCCACGACCCTTCAGTAATAGCCTTGGGGGCACTCTGATGGGGGTTATTAGGGGATCAGGAAGAGGTGTTGTTAAATCAGATACTTCTTATTCTGGTTCTACGTCTGCCACACCATCTATGTCCGCTTCATCTTCTGCAAATGTTGATACACAAACATTTTCTACTCCCTTTAAAACAGATGTCTCTTCCCTGGGTTCATATACACCATCTGCGTCTGTTGGAAGTGGACGAAGAAGGTTTTCAGAAATGCCTATTTCTGCTTCAACTCATAAGGAACAGCCCCAAACAACCTATAGGGATCGGGCAGCTGAGAGAAGAAATTTGTATGGCTCGTCATCTTCAGTTGGCAATGATTTGGCTGACCTCGAAATTGGGGATTCAA CTCGCGATTTTGCATCAAGGAGGAGTGATACAATGCCATTCCCTCCCGGGGTTGGTGGAGGACACGCGGTTGGTGATGTCAACCTCGATACTTTTGAGGTTATTACAGCAGACAAAGCGATTGATGAAAAGAATGTTGGTAATCGGATGCTTCGCAACATGGGCTGGCAGGAAGGCTTG GGGCTAGGAAAGGATGGAAGTGGAATGATAGAGCCTGTCCAGACACAAGCCATGGAAAATAGAGCAGGACTTGGAAGTCAGCAGAAAAAGTTGGACCCTAGCCTTGAGGTGCAGGCAGGCGATAGCTACAAGATGCTTATTCATAAAAAAGCACTTGCCAGGTTTCGGGAAATGTAG